One part of the Cyclobacteriaceae bacterium genome encodes these proteins:
- the dapB gene encoding 4-hydroxy-tetrahydrodipicolinate reductase: MKILLLGYGKMGKIIERIALERGHVIAGKITSSNRHELHSASADVAIEFSQPEAAFENVKFCIENNIPVACGTTGWMDRKQEIEKLTLQCNGSFFYASNFSVGVNIFFRLNQYLASMMRDQKEYAVHIDEIHHTAKMDAPSGTAITLAEGIMNHIPALKRWVKEKSTSPGELPISSFRIDDIPGTHLIKYSSPIDDIEIRHTAHSREGFAKGAVLVAEWLPGKKGVLSMDDFLQF, from the coding sequence ATGAAAATCCTGTTGTTGGGTTATGGAAAAATGGGGAAAATTATTGAACGTATTGCGTTGGAGCGCGGGCATGTTATTGCAGGCAAGATAACCTCCTCGAATCGCCATGAACTGCATTCTGCTTCGGCAGATGTGGCCATTGAATTTTCGCAACCCGAAGCAGCCTTTGAAAACGTTAAATTCTGTATCGAAAACAACATTCCGGTAGCGTGCGGCACAACAGGTTGGATGGACCGAAAACAAGAGATCGAAAAACTTACCCTTCAATGTAATGGCAGCTTTTTTTATGCGTCTAACTTCAGCGTTGGGGTCAATATCTTTTTCAGGCTCAACCAATACCTGGCTTCCATGATGCGCGATCAGAAAGAATACGCTGTGCACATTGACGAAATACACCATACGGCAAAAATGGATGCCCCAAGCGGAACGGCTATTACGTTGGCAGAAGGCATAATGAATCACATACCCGCATTAAAAAGATGGGTGAAAGAAAAATCCACCAGCCCGGGTGAATTACCCATAAGTTCTTTCCGGATCGATGACATACCGGGCACTCATCTTATTAAATACTCATCCCCTATCGATGACATTGAAATACGCCACACGGCCCATTCGCGTGAAGGCTTTGCAAAAGGTGCCGTGCTGGTGGCGGAATGGCTGCCCGGTAAAAAAGGCGTGTTGTCGATGGACGATTTTTTACAATTCTGA
- a CDS encoding ParB/RepB/Spo0J family partition protein, protein MSKKKALGRGLNALLSDSENEERLESDLPVVHPSPSGSISEIPIGQIEVNPFQPRTHFDKESLQELAESIKVHGIIQPITVRRLARDQYQLISGERRFQASQLAGLKTIPAYVRSADDQQMLEMALIENIQRENLNAIEIALSYQRLISECNLNQEQLGERVGKNRATVTNYLRLLKLPPDVQIAVRDNKITMGHARAIINVENPDQQLFIFKKTLAEDLSVRKVEELVRSLGAQAQTKETPGAPSTANREISNLQSQLSSHFGTRVVVKSDGKKGEIKIPFLSVEDLNRILDILRMH, encoded by the coding sequence ATGAGTAAGAAAAAAGCATTGGGAAGAGGGCTTAATGCCCTGCTTAGCGACAGCGAAAACGAAGAACGCCTGGAATCAGACCTTCCGGTTGTCCATCCCTCCCCTTCCGGAAGCATTTCCGAAATTCCAATTGGTCAGATTGAAGTAAACCCGTTTCAGCCGCGTACTCATTTCGATAAGGAGTCGTTGCAGGAACTTGCCGAGTCCATCAAAGTGCACGGCATCATCCAGCCGATTACGGTTCGGAGATTAGCCCGCGATCAGTATCAACTCATCTCTGGTGAGCGCAGGTTCCAGGCCTCTCAACTGGCCGGTTTAAAAACCATTCCCGCCTATGTGCGATCGGCCGATGACCAGCAAATGCTGGAGATGGCCCTGATTGAAAACATACAACGTGAAAACTTGAACGCTATAGAAATTGCGTTGAGTTATCAGCGGCTGATTTCAGAGTGTAACCTTAATCAGGAGCAACTCGGGGAACGTGTGGGCAAAAACAGGGCTACCGTAACCAATTACCTTCGACTGCTTAAGCTTCCGCCCGATGTTCAGATTGCTGTTCGTGATAATAAAATCACCATGGGGCATGCCCGTGCCATCATTAATGTTGAAAACCCCGACCAACAGTTATTTATCTTTAAAAAGACACTGGCCGAGGATTTATCTGTACGGAAAGTTGAAGAATTGGTAAGGTCGCTTGGTGCACAAGCGCAAACCAAAGAGACGCCCGGTGCCCCGTCAACAGCAAACCGCGAAATTTCCAATCTCCAATCCCAACTTTCATCACACTTTGGCACCCGTGTTGTTGTGAAAAGTGATGGCAAAAAGGGCGAGATAAAAATCCCTTTCCTGTCGGTAGAAGATTTAAACCGGATATTGGACATCCTGAGGATGCATTAA
- the yidC gene encoding membrane protein insertase YidC produces the protein MDRNSAIGLTLIAALLLAYFTWFAPKPEDLPQPANQPLTDQSLPSLDSTATPSSPDSTVVASMGELATSLTGQEELKHLETNDLKITFSTKGGTIRGLELKNYKTYHGKPLVLVDPSSNTFKLLTQYNGKAIDLHGLYYSVSETKKADTTFLTFTPNLSEGAFWKLIYSIPENGFKIGFSIKSSGSSTQFSDELELNWNAILRPLEKDINDSRNNTTITYYQNGSFDELSQRSTDTEREVLSGNLNWVSIKQKFFLTSIISEKGFQGGEIETSVNTSDPTVVKRATVKIKIPTKEVTEGNANYALYFGPNDYKELGKVTESFAKNVYLGWPPVYWINKFVIFPVFYFLTNTIGNFGLIIIILVIILRIILLPLSYRSYLSMAKMKVLKPELDEIKEKFGEDMTKVQQEQMKLYQQAGVNPLSGCIPLVLQMPILFAMFYLFPNSIELRQQSFLWAEDLSTYDSILNLPFTIPFYGDHVSLFTLLMTVSTLVYTWQNNQISSVQGPMKSMSYMMPIIFLFVLNSFPAGLSFYYFITNLVTFGQQAIIKRFVNEDKIKEVMENHRKMMASGTVKKSRFMSKLEEAMKASEEARKQSEEARKKKKKN, from the coding sequence CTGGTTTGCTCCCAAGCCAGAAGATTTGCCTCAGCCTGCTAACCAACCGTTAACTGATCAATCTTTACCGAGTCTTGATTCTACCGCAACGCCATCTTCACCTGATAGTACTGTAGTTGCTTCTATGGGTGAACTCGCAACTTCTCTCACCGGTCAGGAAGAATTAAAACACCTGGAGACCAACGACTTGAAAATCACCTTCTCCACGAAAGGCGGAACAATCAGGGGCCTGGAGTTGAAAAACTATAAGACGTATCATGGGAAACCTTTGGTATTGGTCGATCCTTCCTCCAATACCTTTAAGTTACTTACGCAATACAACGGTAAAGCAATTGATTTGCATGGCCTGTACTATTCGGTAAGTGAAACTAAAAAAGCCGATACCACCTTTTTGACATTCACACCTAATTTATCCGAAGGAGCATTCTGGAAGCTTATCTATTCCATTCCTGAAAATGGATTTAAAATAGGTTTCTCCATCAAGTCATCCGGATCATCCACACAGTTTTCTGACGAGTTGGAGCTGAACTGGAATGCTATTCTTCGTCCACTTGAAAAAGATATTAATGACAGCCGAAATAACACCACCATCACCTACTATCAAAATGGTTCCTTCGATGAACTCAGTCAGCGGTCTACAGATACGGAGCGGGAGGTACTTTCAGGAAATCTGAACTGGGTTTCTATCAAACAAAAATTTTTCCTGACGTCCATCATTTCTGAAAAAGGATTTCAAGGCGGAGAAATTGAAACGTCCGTCAATACTTCCGACCCTACGGTGGTCAAGCGTGCCACTGTAAAAATTAAGATTCCAACAAAAGAAGTTACGGAAGGCAACGCCAACTACGCCCTCTATTTTGGACCCAACGATTACAAAGAGCTGGGAAAGGTAACAGAAAGTTTTGCGAAAAACGTTTACCTGGGATGGCCTCCGGTATACTGGATCAATAAGTTTGTGATCTTCCCAGTGTTCTATTTCCTCACCAACACCATTGGTAATTTTGGATTGATCATTATCATTTTGGTTATCATTCTTCGAATAATACTATTGCCACTCTCCTACCGCTCTTATTTAAGTATGGCGAAGATGAAGGTGTTGAAACCTGAGCTTGACGAAATCAAGGAGAAGTTTGGTGAAGACATGACCAAGGTGCAGCAGGAGCAAATGAAGCTCTATCAGCAAGCAGGAGTTAATCCGTTAAGCGGATGTATTCCGTTGGTCTTGCAGATGCCAATCCTGTTTGCGATGTTTTATTTGTTCCCGAACAGTATTGAACTGCGCCAGCAATCATTCTTGTGGGCCGAGGATCTTTCCACGTATGACTCCATACTAAACTTGCCGTTTACCATTCCATTTTATGGCGACCATGTGAGCTTGTTTACCTTGCTAATGACCGTTTCTACGCTGGTGTATACCTGGCAGAACAATCAAATCTCATCGGTGCAAGGCCCCATGAAGTCCATGTCGTACATGATGCCCATTATCTTTTTGTTTGTACTTAATTCGTTCCCAGCGGGTTTAAGCTTTTACTACTTTATAACCAACCTGGTAACCTTCGGACAACAAGCGATTATTAAACGCTTTGTGAACGAGGATAAAATCAAAGAAGTGATGGAGAACCATCGCAAGATGATGGCCTCCGGTACCGTTAAGAAATCGCGCTTCATGAGTAAACTTGAAGAAGCCATGAAAGCCAGTGAAGAAGCCCGCAAGCAATCGGAGGAAGCCCGGAAAAAGAAGAAAAAGAATTAG
- a CDS encoding ParA family protein, with protein sequence MGKIIAIANQKGGVGKTTSAINLAASLAVLEKRTLLVDADPQANSTSGLGINPKEVETGLYECMIDGIDPREAIIKNDQIKFLDILPSHIDLVGAEVEMVSIESREEKMRNALEKVKGQYDYIIIDCSPSLGLITINALTAADSVIIPVQCEYFALEGLGKLLNTIKIIQTRLNPRLEIEGILLTLYDSRTSLGNQVVEEVRTHFSKMTFQTIIPRNVKLSESPSFGLPAIVHDAESKGAISYLNLAHEVIDKNSTK encoded by the coding sequence ATGGGAAAGATCATAGCGATTGCGAATCAAAAAGGTGGCGTAGGTAAAACCACATCAGCCATAAACCTGGCTGCCAGCTTAGCAGTTTTGGAAAAACGCACACTACTGGTTGATGCCGATCCGCAAGCCAACTCAACTTCAGGCCTGGGTATTAATCCCAAAGAAGTTGAGACTGGTTTGTACGAATGCATGATCGATGGCATTGATCCGCGAGAAGCCATTATCAAAAACGACCAGATCAAATTTCTTGACATCCTTCCCTCCCACATCGACCTGGTAGGTGCCGAAGTGGAAATGGTTAGCATTGAAAGCCGGGAAGAAAAAATGCGCAATGCCCTTGAAAAAGTAAAAGGCCAGTACGATTACATTATCATCGATTGTTCACCCTCGCTGGGGCTCATTACCATTAACGCCCTTACCGCAGCCGATTCGGTGATAATACCGGTACAATGTGAGTACTTTGCGCTGGAAGGTTTAGGCAAATTGCTCAACACCATAAAAATTATACAAACCCGGCTTAACCCGAGGTTGGAGATTGAAGGCATCTTATTGACACTTTACGATTCGCGAACCAGCCTGGGTAACCAGGTGGTGGAAGAAGTGCGTACACACTTCAGTAAAATGACCTTTCAGACTATCATTCCCCGCAATGTAAAACTTAGTGAATCACCAAGTTTTGGTTTGCCGGCCATTGTGCATGATGCCGAAAGCAAGGGTGCCATTAGCTACCTGAATTTGGCGCACGAAGTAATTGATAAAAATTCTACGAAATGA